One Mangifera indica cultivar Alphonso unplaced genomic scaffold, CATAS_Mindica_2.1 Un_0054, whole genome shotgun sequence genomic region harbors:
- the LOC123206952 gene encoding sedoheptulose-1,7-bisphosphatase, chloroplastic-like — protein sequence MLFLSTQKWSFYQLISSFLCCSTADKLLCKREIHTEIHRRNGARCQSEKGIFTNVTSPPSKAKLRVLFEVPPLGFLVEKAGGYSSDGNISVPDKVINNLDERTQVAYGSKNEIIRFEEILYGSSRLKGVPLGAAAQVLLSFSYFSSYAVKYSSCPGTWNCFVIR from the exons ATGTTGTTTCTTTCTACCCAGAAATGGAGTTTTTATCAActtatttcatcttttctttgttGCTCAACAGCTGATAAACTATTATGTAAGAGAGAAATACACACTGAGATACACAGGAGGAATGGTGCCAGATGTCAATCAG AGAAGGGTATCTTCACAAATGTGACTTCGCCACCTTCAAAAGCTAAGTTGAGGGTATTGTTTGAGGTGCCTCCTTTGGGATTCTTGGTTGAAAAAGCTGGAGGTTACAGTAGTGATGGCAATATCTCTGTACCAGACAAGGTGATCAACAATCTTGATGAAAGAACCCAAGTCGCTTATGGCTCCAAGAATGAAATAATCCGTTTTGAAGAAATTCTGTATGGATCCTCAAGGCTCAAGGGGGTTCCACTTGGAGCAGCTGCTCAAGTGCtgctttcattttcttatttttcttcatatgCCGTCAAATATTCTAGTTGTCCAGGGACTTGGAATTGCTTTGTTATCAGATAA
- the LOC123206962 gene encoding uncharacterized protein LOC123206962, whose protein sequence is MPKVTSLPKIPARLTMPKFTINLISHLVAFQARRGKWVGSISRLVDAPIDRVWIMVSQTKKLPEWMPMVERCTDLAGEGVPGYVRLVSRFMFPQDDGERSWIKERLVSMDSSVHSFVYKMEASNVGLDGSVNSLKLVDYGDDSTLVNWSFEIDPVEGASEESIIDYLGFLYKSCINRIGSAIEASSSNKI, encoded by the exons ATGCCAAAAGTTACATCGTTACCTAAGATTCCTGCACGATTAACTATGCCAAAGTTCACTATTAACTTAATAAGCCACCTTGTG GCATTTCAAGCAAGAAGGGGCAAGTGGGTTGGATCAATTAGTAGACTTGTTGATGCACCTATTGACAGAGTTTGGATTATGGTTTCTCAAACCAAAAAACTACCAGAATGGATGCCAATGGTTGAAAGGTGCACTGACTTAGCTGGAGAAGGAGTTCCAGGCTATGTTCGGCTTGTCTCCAGATTCATGTTCCCTCAAGATGATGGGGAAAGGTCATGGATCAAGGAGAGGCTAGTTTCCATGGACTCATCAGTGCACAGTTTCGTTTACAAAATGGAAGCAAGCAATGTGGGTTTAGATGGATCTGTAAATTCATTAAAACTTGTAGATTATGGGGATGATTCAACTCTAGTTAACTGGTCATTTGAGATAGATCCTGTAGAAGGGGCTTCCGAGGAAAGTATTATAGATTATCTAGGATTTCTCTATAAATCTTGCATAAACAGGATTGGCAGTGCCATAGAAGCATCATCATCAAATAAGATTTAA